From a region of the Castor canadensis chromosome 7, mCasCan1.hap1v2, whole genome shotgun sequence genome:
- the Nr0b2 gene encoding nuclear receptor subfamily 0 group B member 2, which produces MSSSQSGACPCQGTAGQPTILYALLSPSLRPRPSVPPSRSHCLCRQHRPVRLCAPHRTCREALDVLAKTVAFLRNLPSFCQLHPQDQRRLLQSCWGPLFLLGLAQDTVTFEVAEAPVPSILKKILLEEPSSRAGSEQLLERHQPSLAAVQWLQCCLESFCSLELGPKEYAYMKGTILFNPDVPGLHASSHIGHLQQEAHWALCEVLEPWYPAGQNRLARTLLMASTLKSIPPSLLEDLFFRPIIGDTDIAGLLEDMLLLR; this is translated from the exons ATGAGCTCCAGCCAGTCAGGGGCCTGCCCATGCCAGGGCACTGCAGGCCAACCGACCATTCTGTATGCACTTCTGAGCCCCAGCCTCAGGCCCAGGCCCTCCGTGCCCCCATCCCGCAGCCACTGCCTCTGCAGGCAGCACCGACCTGTTCGCCTGTGTGCTCCCCATCGCACCTGCCGGGAGGCCTTGGACGTCCTGGCCAAGACAGTGGCCTTCCTCAGGAACCTGCCTTCCTTCTGCCAGCTGCACCCCCAGGATCAGCGGCGCTTGCTGCAGAGCTGCTGGGGCCCCCTCTTCCTGCTTGGACTGGCCCAAGACACTGTGACCTTTGAGGTGGCAGAAGCCCCAGTGCCCAGCATACTCAAGAAGATCCTGCTGGAAGAGCCCAGTAGCAGGGCTGGCAGCGAGCAGCTGCTGGAGAGACACCAGCCCTCTCTGGCTGCCGTGCAGTGGCTTCAATGCTGCCTGGAGTCCTTCTGCAGCCTGGAGCTGGGCCCCAAGGAGTATGCCTACATGAAAGGAACCATCCTGTTCAACCCAG ATGTGCCAGGCCTCCATGCCTCCTCCCACATCGGGCACCTGCAGCAGGAGGCTCACTGGGCACTGTGTGAAGTTCTGGAGCCATGGTATCCAGCAGGCCAAAACCGCTTGGCCCGCACCCTCCTCATGGCCTCCACCCTTAAAAGCATTCCGCCCAGCCTTCTTGAGGATCTCTTCTTCCGCCCTATCATTGGAGACACTGACATCGCTGGACTCCTGGAGGACATGCTTTTGCTGAGGTGA
- the Gpatch3 gene encoding G patch domain-containing protein 3, translated as MAAPTEMEEEEAVYLVVTGIPSTLRSAQLRSYFSQFREQRGGGFLCFHYRHRPERVPSQAASHSAPSSSDPAMEGQVLTQTPATDARALSTAVQTRTCCCIISVRGLAQAQKVVHMYSGRRWLDSQGIWLPGRCVIRRLRLPTEASGLGSFPFKTRKELQSRKAENEAFTLADLRQLPELNPPVLMPNGNVGTPLRVFLELIRACRLPPRIITHLQLQFPKTSSFRRYGNVPFKYEDSETVEQEEHVYTAEGEEIPQGACLSDTPASPCEEPKEEEEKEEEESRSDDDDDRGEEWERHEALHNDVTRQERTTERLFEEEIELKWEKGGSGLVFYTDAQFWQEEEGDFDEQTADDWDVDMSVYYDTDGGDKDARDSVQMRLEQRRRDGQEDGSMIGHQVGTFERHTKGIGRKVMERQGWAEGQGLGSRCSGVPEALDGDGQHPRCKRGLGYHGEKLQPFGQLKRTRRTELGLISTIYDEPLPQDQRESLLRSQPPTRMKFRTDMAFVKGSSCAVDSPSEPK; from the exons ATGGCGGCGCCCACCGAGATGGAAGAAGAGGAGGCAGTTTATCTAGTAGTGACCGGCATTCCCTCTACGTTGCGATCGGCCCAGCTTCGGAGCTACTTTAGTCAGTTCAGGGAACAGCGCGGTGGGGGATTCCTCTGTTTTCACTACCGGCATCGGCCGGAGAGAGTTCCTTCCCAGGCCGCTTCCCATTCTGCCCCATCTTCTTCCGACCCTGCGATGGAGGGTCAGGTTCTCACCCAGACCCCGGCCACCGATGCCCGCGCTCTCTCTACTGCGGTCCAGACTCGCACCTGCTGCTGCATTATCTCAGTACGGGGATTAGCTCAAGCCCAGAAGGTTGTTCACATGTACTCGGGCCGCCGGTGGCTGGATTCTCAGGGAATTTGGCTTCCGGGTCGCTGTGTCATCCGTAGACTTAGGCTACCCACTGAGGCATCAG GTTTGGGTTCCTTTCCCTTTAAGACTCGGAAGGAGCTACAGAGTCGGAAGGCTGAAAATGAAGCCTTCACCCTGGCTGACCTGAGGCAACTGCCGGAGTTAAACCCACCAGTGCTGATGCCTAATGGGAATGTGGGGACTCCCTTGAGGGTCTTTTTGGAGTTGATTCGGGCCTGCCGCCTACCACCTCGAATCATCACTCACCTGCAGCTCCAGTTCCCCAAGACAAGTTCTTTCCGACGATACGGCAATGTGCCCTTCAAGTATGAGGACTCTGAGACTGTGGAGCAGGAAGAGCACGTGTACACAGCTGAGGGTGAGGAAATACCCCAGGGGGCCTGCCTTTCAGATACACCAGCCAGTCCCTGTGAAGAgcccaaggaggaggaggaaaaagaggaagaagagtctCGTTCAGATGAT GATGATGACCGGGGTGAGGAGTGGGAGCGACATGAAGCACTGCACAATGATGTGACCAGGCAAGAGCGGACCACCGAGCGGCTCTTTGAAGAGGAGATTGAGCTTAAGTGGGAGAAGGGTGGCTCTGGTCTGGTATTCTATACCGATGCCCAGTTCtggcaggaggaagaaggag ACTTTGATGAACAGACAGCTGATGACTGGGACGTAGACATGAGTGTGTACTACGACACAG ATGGTGGAGACAAGGACGCTCGAGACTCTGTCCAAATGCGTCTGGAACAGAGGCGTCGTGATGGCCAGGAAGATGGGTCCATGATTGGACACCAGGTGGGCACCTTTGAGCGACATACTAAG GGTATTGGTCGGAAGGTAATGGAGCGCCAAGGCTGGGCTGAGGGCCAGGGCCTGGGCAGCAGATGCTCTGGGGTGCCTGAGGCCCTGGATGGTGATGGCCAACACCCCAGATGCAAGCGTGGATTGGG ATACCATGGAGAGAAGCTCCAGCCATTTGGGCAACTGAAGAGGACACGTAGAACTGAATTGGGGCTCATTTCCACCATCTATGATGAGCCTCTACCCCAGGACCAGAGGGAGTCCCTGCTCCGCAGCCAGCCACCCACTAGAATGAAGTTTCGGACAGACATGGCCTTTGTGAAGGGTTCCAGTTGTGCCGTGGACAGCCCCTCAGAGCCCAAGTGA
- the Gpn2 gene encoding GPN-loop GTPase 2: MAGAALATAFGQAVIGPPGSGKTTYCLGMSEFLRALGRRVAVVNLDPANEGLPYECAVDVGELVGLDDVMDALRLGPNGGLLYCMEYLEANLDWLRAKLDPLRGHYFLFDCPGQVELCTHHGALRSIFSQMAQWDLRLTAVHLVDSHYCTDPAKFISVLCTSLATMLHVELPHVNLLSKMDLIEHYGKLAFNLDYYTEVLDLSYLLDHLASDPFFSNYRQLNEKLVQLIEDYSLVSFIPLNIQDKDSIQRVLQAVDKANGYCFGVQEQQSLEAMMSAAMGADFHFSSTLGIQEKYLAPSGQSVEQEAMQL; this comes from the exons ATGGCGGGGGCCGCTCTGGCCACGGCCTTCGGGCAGGCAGTGATCGGCCCGCCGGGCTCGGGGAAGACCACATACTGCCTGGGCATGAGTGAGTTCCTGCGCGCGCTAGGCCGGCGCGTGGCGGTGGTGAACCTGGACCCTGCCAACGAGGGACTGCCATACGAGTGCGCCGTGGACGTGGGCGAGCTGGTGGGGCTGGACGACGTGATGGACGCGCTGCGTCTGGGGCCAAACGGCGGCCTGCTCTACTGCATGGAGTACCTGGAAGCCAACCTGGACTGGCTGCGCGCCAAGCTCGACCCCCTCCGGGGTCACTACTTCCTCTTTGACTGCCCCGGCCAGGTGGAGCTCTGCACGCACCACGGCGCCCTGCGCAGCATCTTCTCCCAAATGGCCCAGTGGGATCTCAGG TTGACTGCTGTTCACCTTGTGGATTCTCACTACTGCACAGACCCAGCCAAATTCATTTCAGTACTGTGCACCTCCCTGGCTACCATGCTGCATGTGGAGCTGCCCCACGTCAACCTCCTCTCCAAGATGGACCTCATTGAGCACTATGGGAAGCTGG CCTTCAACCTTGACTATTACACAGAGGTCTTGGACCTCTCCTACCTGCTTGACCACCTGGCTTCTGACCCTTTCTTCAGCAACTACCGCCAACTCAATGAGAAACTGGTGCAGCTCATCGAAGATTATAGCCTGGTCTCCTTTATCCCTCTGAACATCCAG GACAAAGACAGCATCCAGCGAGTTCTGCAGGCTGTGGATAAAGCCAATGGCTATTGTTTCGGGGTACAGGAGCAGCAAAGCCTGGAGGCCATGATGTCTGCTGCAATGGGAGCTGACTTCCATTTCTCCTC CACACTGGGCATCCAGGAAAAGTACTTAGCACCCTCAGGCCAATCAGTGGAGCAGGAAGCCATGCAGCTATAG
- the Sfn gene encoding 14-3-3 protein sigma, giving the protein MERASLIQKAKLAEQAERYEDMAAFMKGAVEKGEELSCEERNLLSVAYKNVVGGQRAAWRVLSSIEQKSNEEGSEEKGPEVREYREKVETELRGVCDTVLGLLDSHLIREAGEAESRVFYLKMKGDYYRYLAEVATGDDKKRIIDSARSAYQEAMDISKKEMPPTNPIRLGLALNFSVFHYEIANSPEEAIALAKTTFDEAMADLHTLSEDSYKDSTLIMQLLRDNLTLWTADNAGEEGGEAPEEPQS; this is encoded by the coding sequence ATGGAGCGAGCCAGTCTGATCCAGAAGGCCAAGTTGGCAGAGCAGGCCGAACGCTATGAGGACATGGCAGCCTTCATGAAGGGCGCTGTGGAAAAGGGCGAGGAGCTGTCCTGTGAGGAGCGAAACCTGCTCTCGGTGGCCTACAAGAACGTGGTGGGTGGCCAGAGGGCTGCCTGGAGAGTCCTGTCCAGCATCGAGCAGAAGAGCAATGAGGAGGGCTCGGAAGAGAAGGGCCCCGAGGTGCGAGAGTACCGGGAGAAGGTGGAGACTGAGCTGCGGGGTGTGTGCGACACGGTGCTGGGCCTGCTGGACTCCCACCTCATCAGGGAGGCCGGGGAGGCCGAGAGCCGGGTCTTCTACCTGAAGATGAAGGGTGACTACTACCGCTACCTGGCAGAGGTAGCCACTGGCGACGACAAGAAACGCATCATCGACTCTGCCCGATCAGCCTACCAGGAGGCCATGGACATCAGCAAGAAGGAGATGCCGCCCACCAACCCCATTCGCCTGGGCCTGGCTCTGAACTTTTCCGTCTTCCACTATGAGATTGCCAACAGTCCTGAGGAGGCCATCGCCCTGGCCAAGACCACTTTCGACGAGGCCATGGCTGACCTGCACACCCTCAGCGAGGACTCCTACAAGGACAGCACTCTCATCATGCAGCTGCTTCGAGACAACCTGACGCTGTGGACAGCCGACAATGCCGGGGAAGAGGGCGGTGAGGCTCCCGAGGAGCCCCAGAGCTGA